In Mustela nigripes isolate SB6536 chromosome 2, MUSNIG.SB6536, whole genome shotgun sequence, a single window of DNA contains:
- the HRH1 gene encoding histamine H1 receptor isoform X2 produces MEKQQQGHNGREPQLKAALVPMTLPNSSCTFEDKMCEGNKTTIASPQLMPLVVVLSAISLVTVALNLLVLYAVRSERKLHTVGNLYIVSLSVADLIVGAVVMPMNILYLLMSRWSWGQPLCLFWLSMDYVASTASIFSVFILCIDRYRSVQQPLRYLKYRTKTRASATILGAWFLSFLWIIPILGWHHFMSQSSGHQEDKCETDFYDVTWFKIMTAIINFYLPTLLMLWFYAKIYKAVRQHCQHRELINGSLPSFSDIKMKPENPKAGPKKSGKESPWEVLKRKSKDASGEPVLKPPSQDPEEMKSPGVFSREEDREVDKLPCFPLNIVQVQTEAEGSGRSYVAIDQSQGPLGMDEQSVNMHGANEISEDQIIGDSQSFSRTDSDTPTESASGKGKPRSASSTGLDYIKFTWKRLRSHSRQYVSGLHMNRERKAAKQLGFIMAAFILCWIPYFIFFMVIAFCKSCCNERVHMFTIWLGYINSTLNPLIYPLCNENFKKTFKKILHIRS; encoded by the coding sequence GGAGGGAGCCACAGCTGAAGGCTGCTCTCGTGCCAATGACCCTTCCCAATTCTTCCTGCACCTTCGAAGACAAGATGTGCGAGGGGAATAAGACCACCATAGCCAGCCCCCAACTGATGCCCCTGGTGGTGGTCCTGAGTGCCATCTCCTTGGTCACAGTGGCACTCAACCTGCTGGTCCTGTATGCTGTGCGGAGCGAGCGGAAGCTGCACACTGTGGGCAACCTGTACATTGTCAGCCTCTCCGTGGCAGACCTAATCGTAGGGGCTGTCGTCATGCCCATGAACATCCTCTACCTCCTCATGTCCAGGTGGTCCTGGGGCCAGCCTCTATGCCTCTTTTGGCTTTCCATGGACTACGTGGCCAGCACAGCATCCATTTTCAGTGTCTTCATCTTGTGCATTGATCGCTATCGCTCTGTCCAGCAGCCCCTCAGATACCTGAAGTATCGTACCAAGACCCGAGCATCAGCCACCATCTTGGGGGCctggtttctctccttcctgtggATTATTCCTATTCTGGGATGGCATCACTTTATGTCACAGTCCTCGGGACACCAGGAAGACAAGTGTGAGACAGACTTCTATGATGTCACCTGGTTCAAGATCATGACTGCCATCATCAACTTCTATTTACCTACCTTGCTCATGCTCTGGTTCTACGCCAAGATCTACAAGGCTGTACGACAGCACTGTCAGCACAGAGAGCTCATCAATggatccctcccttccttctctgacaTAAAGATGAAGCCAGAGAATCCCAAGGCAGGGCCCAAGAAATCAGGGAAGGAGTCTCCCTGGGAGGTtctgaaaaggaaatcaaaagatGCCAGTGGTGAGCCTGTCTTGAAGCCACCATCCCAAGACCCAGAAGAGATGAAATCCCCAGGTGTGTTCAGCCGAGAGGAGGACAGAGAAGTAGACAAACTTCCGTGCTTTCCCCTTAACATTGTGCAGGTGCAGACTGAGGCAGAGGGGAGTGGCAGGAGTTATGTAGCTATTGACCAGAGCCAGGGCCCACTCGGGATGGATGAACAGAGCGTGAACATGCATGGGGCCAATGAGATATCAGAGGATCAGATCATCGGTGATAGCCAGTCCTTCTCTCGGACAGACTCAGACACCCCCACAGAGTCAGCATCAGGGAAAGGTAAACCTAGAAGTGCATCTAGCACAGGCCTGGATTATATCAAGTTCACTTGGAAGAGGCTCCGTTCACATTCAAGACAGTATGTGTCTGGTCTGCACATGAACCGAGAACGGAAGGCCGCCAAACAATTGGGTTTTATTATGGCGGCCTTCATCCTTTGCTGGATTCCTTACTTCATCTTCTTCATGGTCATTGCCTTCTGCAAGAGCTGTTGCAATGAACGTGTGCACATGTTCACCATCTGGCTGGGCTATATCAACTCCACGCTGAACCCCCTCATTTACCCCTTGTGCAATGAAAACTTCAAGAAGACATTCAAGAAAATTCTGCACATTCGTTCCTAA
- the HRH1 gene encoding histamine H1 receptor isoform X3: MTLPNSSCTFEDKMCEGNKTTIASPQLMPLVVVLSAISLVTVALNLLVLYAVRSERKLHTVGNLYIVSLSVADLIVGAVVMPMNILYLLMSRWSWGQPLCLFWLSMDYVASTASIFSVFILCIDRYRSVQQPLRYLKYRTKTRASATILGAWFLSFLWIIPILGWHHFMSQSSGHQEDKCETDFYDVTWFKIMTAIINFYLPTLLMLWFYAKIYKAVRQHCQHRELINGSLPSFSDIKMKPENPKAGPKKSGKESPWEVLKRKSKDASGEPVLKPPSQDPEEMKSPGVFSREEDREVDKLPCFPLNIVQVQTEAEGSGRSYVAIDQSQGPLGMDEQSVNMHGANEISEDQIIGDSQSFSRTDSDTPTESASGKGKPRSASSTGLDYIKFTWKRLRSHSRQYVSGLHMNRERKAAKQLGFIMAAFILCWIPYFIFFMVIAFCKSCCNERVHMFTIWLGYINSTLNPLIYPLCNENFKKTFKKILHIRS; the protein is encoded by the coding sequence ATGACCCTTCCCAATTCTTCCTGCACCTTCGAAGACAAGATGTGCGAGGGGAATAAGACCACCATAGCCAGCCCCCAACTGATGCCCCTGGTGGTGGTCCTGAGTGCCATCTCCTTGGTCACAGTGGCACTCAACCTGCTGGTCCTGTATGCTGTGCGGAGCGAGCGGAAGCTGCACACTGTGGGCAACCTGTACATTGTCAGCCTCTCCGTGGCAGACCTAATCGTAGGGGCTGTCGTCATGCCCATGAACATCCTCTACCTCCTCATGTCCAGGTGGTCCTGGGGCCAGCCTCTATGCCTCTTTTGGCTTTCCATGGACTACGTGGCCAGCACAGCATCCATTTTCAGTGTCTTCATCTTGTGCATTGATCGCTATCGCTCTGTCCAGCAGCCCCTCAGATACCTGAAGTATCGTACCAAGACCCGAGCATCAGCCACCATCTTGGGGGCctggtttctctccttcctgtggATTATTCCTATTCTGGGATGGCATCACTTTATGTCACAGTCCTCGGGACACCAGGAAGACAAGTGTGAGACAGACTTCTATGATGTCACCTGGTTCAAGATCATGACTGCCATCATCAACTTCTATTTACCTACCTTGCTCATGCTCTGGTTCTACGCCAAGATCTACAAGGCTGTACGACAGCACTGTCAGCACAGAGAGCTCATCAATggatccctcccttccttctctgacaTAAAGATGAAGCCAGAGAATCCCAAGGCAGGGCCCAAGAAATCAGGGAAGGAGTCTCCCTGGGAGGTtctgaaaaggaaatcaaaagatGCCAGTGGTGAGCCTGTCTTGAAGCCACCATCCCAAGACCCAGAAGAGATGAAATCCCCAGGTGTGTTCAGCCGAGAGGAGGACAGAGAAGTAGACAAACTTCCGTGCTTTCCCCTTAACATTGTGCAGGTGCAGACTGAGGCAGAGGGGAGTGGCAGGAGTTATGTAGCTATTGACCAGAGCCAGGGCCCACTCGGGATGGATGAACAGAGCGTGAACATGCATGGGGCCAATGAGATATCAGAGGATCAGATCATCGGTGATAGCCAGTCCTTCTCTCGGACAGACTCAGACACCCCCACAGAGTCAGCATCAGGGAAAGGTAAACCTAGAAGTGCATCTAGCACAGGCCTGGATTATATCAAGTTCACTTGGAAGAGGCTCCGTTCACATTCAAGACAGTATGTGTCTGGTCTGCACATGAACCGAGAACGGAAGGCCGCCAAACAATTGGGTTTTATTATGGCGGCCTTCATCCTTTGCTGGATTCCTTACTTCATCTTCTTCATGGTCATTGCCTTCTGCAAGAGCTGTTGCAATGAACGTGTGCACATGTTCACCATCTGGCTGGGCTATATCAACTCCACGCTGAACCCCCTCATTTACCCCTTGTGCAATGAAAACTTCAAGAAGACATTCAAGAAAATTCTGCACATTCGTTCCTAA